The following proteins are encoded in a genomic region of Gossypium hirsutum isolate 1008001.06 chromosome D05, Gossypium_hirsutum_v2.1, whole genome shotgun sequence:
- the LOC107904166 gene encoding acyl-CoA-binding domain-containing protein 4 → MNSCVMGAEEIKKDMDITSWPSDLAYEQWVALPVSGARPSARYKHAAAVADENLYITGGSRNGRYLSDIQAFDLRSLTWSSLKLEIDPSADKSEDSGLQEVLPGISDHSMIKWENKLLLLGGHSKKSSDAMIVHFINLETHVCGVMETSGKIPVARGGHSVTLVGSKLIVFGGEDRSRKLLNDVHALDLQTMTWSVVEATQTPPAPRFDHSAAVHSERYLLIFGGCSHSIFFNDLHVLDLHTMEWSQPQVQGDLVSPRAGHAGISIDEMWYIVGGGDNNNGCPETLALNMSKLVWSTLTTLKERHPLASEGLSICSAIIDGGKYLVAFGGYNGKYNNEVFVMKLKPRDLSHPKIFQSPAAAAAAASVTAAYALAKSEKLDFPQIIDLNFNGVENNVPKKDINLEINAIKEEKVVLESSIDEARAENSRLREKIDELKSNHTELSKELQSVQSQLISERSRCFKLEAQIAELQKMLESLESIENEVQILRRQKSALEQEMEVSSTQQQGSGGVWRWIAGGT, encoded by the exons ATGAACAGCTGTGTTATGGGAGCAGAAGAGATTAAAAAGGACATGGATATCACCAGCTGGCCTTCAGATTTGGCATATGAGCAGTGGGTAGCACTCCCGGTTTCTGGCGCACGACCATCAGCTCGATACAAG CATGCTGCCGCTGTAGCTGATGAGAATTTATACATCACTGGAGGCAGTCGTAATGGTCGATACCTGTCTGATATTCAG GCATTTGATCTTAGAAGCTTGACATGGTCTAGTCTGAAACTGGAGATTGATCCTAGTGCTGATAAATCAGAAGACAGTGGCTTACAGGAAGTTCTTCCAGGCATTTCTGATCACAGTATG ATTAAATGGGAAAATAAACTTCTTCTTCTTGGTGGGCATTCTAAGAAATCTTCCGATGCAATGATAG TGCATTTTATCAATCTGGAGACGCATGTCTGTGGTGTCATGGAGACCTCAGGAAAAATTCCG GTAGCACGTGGGGGTCATTCTGTCACACTGGTGGGTTCTAAACTGATAGTGTTTGGTGGAGAAGACAGGAGCAGGAAATTGCTGAATGATGTACATGCTCTCGATTTACAGACAATGACTTGGAGTGTAGTCGAGGCAAC GCAGACACCCCCAGCTCCAAGATTTGATCACTCAGCTGCAGTGCACTCAGAGCGTTACCTTTTGATTTTTGGTGGTTGTTCACATTCAATATTCTTCAATGATCTTCATGTGTTGGACTTACACACT ATGGAGTGGTCCCAACCACAAGTTCAGGGTGATTTGGTGAGTCCTAGGGCTGGTCATGCTGGTATTTCCATTGATGAAATGTGGTATATTGTCGGTGGCGGAGATAACAACAATG GTTGCCCAGAGACTCTTGCCTTAAATATGTCCAAGTTAGTTTGGTCCACTCTGACCACTTTGAAGGAGAGGCATCCACTTGCTAGTGAG GGCCTAAGTATTTGCTCAGCTATAATTGATGGAGGGAAGTATTTGGTTGCATTTGGTGGATACAATGGGAAATATAATAATGAG GTTTTTGTTATGAAACTCAAACCAAGAGACTTATCTCATCCGAAGATTTTCCAGTCCCCAGCAGCAGCTGCAGCAGCGGCTTCTGTGACTGCTGCATATGCCTTGGCAAAGTCTGAAAAATTGGATTTTCCACAAATAATAGATCTGAACTTTAATGGAGTTGAAAACAATGTTCCTAAAAAGGATATCAACCTTGAAATTAATGCAATTAAAGAAGAGAAGGTGGTGTTGGAGTCGTCAATTGATGAAGCCAGGGCTGAAAACTCTAGGCTGAGAGAGAAGATTGATGAATTAAAAAGCAATCATACTGAATTGTCAAAG GAACTCCAATCTGTCCAAAGTCAACTGATATCGGAGAGATCAAGATGCTTTAAACTTGAG GCTCAAATTGCAGAACTACAGAAGATGTTGGAATCATTAGAGTCCATAGAAAACGAAGTGCAAATACTTAGGAGACAAAAGTCCGCACTGGAGCAGGAGATGGAGGTTTCATCTACCCAGCAACAAGGTTCAGGTGGTGTTTGGCGGTGGATAGCCGGGGGCACATAG